One part of the Glycine soja cultivar W05 chromosome 11, ASM419377v2, whole genome shotgun sequence genome encodes these proteins:
- the LOC114373047 gene encoding uncharacterized protein LOC114373047, with amino-acid sequence MSSLSLRGILESGKLVKANYDDWYCNLRIVLMHEKLIGTIDKPPMEAPDLSDAKATKVFQKYLDECLTTKCVILASMSSELQRQHQDMDPYEIVEHLNKMYGGQSRMARFQSSKALFRSLLAANEKVGPHVLKMIDLIEQLEKLGCTLGKELSQDLILQSLSDSFS; translated from the coding sequence ATGTCTTCTCTATCGCTTCGTGGTATTCTTGAATCTGGAAAACTAGTCAAAGCCAATTATGATGATTGGTACTGCAACTTGAGAATTGTTCTCATGCATGAGAAGCTTATTGGCACTATTGATAAGCCTCCCATGGAAGCACCTGATCTGAGTGATGCTAAAGCAACCAAGGTTTTTCAAAAGTACCTAGATGAGTGCCTCACTACTAAGTGCGTTATCTTGGCATCAATGAGTTCAGAACTCCAGAGGCAACATCAAGACATGGACCCATATGAGATCGTCGAACATCTTAACAAGATGTATGGTGGTCAAAGTAGAATGGCTAGATTTCAGTCATCTAAGGCCCTGTTTAGATCCTTACTTGCTGCAAATGAAAAGGTTGGACCCCATGTTCTTAAGATGATTGATCTTATAGAACAACTTGAGAAGTTGGGGTGCACTCTTGGGAAAGAGCTTTCTCAAGATTTGATTCTGCAATCactttctgattcattttcataa